The following coding sequences lie in one Arachis hypogaea cultivar Tifrunner chromosome 4, arahy.Tifrunner.gnm2.J5K5, whole genome shotgun sequence genomic window:
- the LOC112796680 gene encoding uncharacterized protein isoform X2, translating to MAKSAIDEVSDTGAFVRSASTFRQFISRDPNSQFPAEPGRYHLYVSYACPWASRCLAYLNIKGLQKAISFSSVKPIWERTKESDEHKGWVFPDSKTEVLGAEPDLLNGAKSIRELYEIASTNYTGKFTVPVLWDKKLKTIVNNESSEIIRMFNTEFNDIAENPSLDLYPTDLRTKIDEANEWIYSGINNGVYKCGFAKMQEPYNEAVQQLYEALDKCESILSKQRYICGNLVTEADIRLFVTLIRFDEVYAVHFKCNKKLLREYPNLFNYTKDIFQIPGMSSTVNMEHIKLHYYGSHPSINPFGIVPAGPDIDYSSPHDRDRFSA from the exons ATGGCGAAATCTGCAATCGATGAGGTATCCGACACCGGTGCTTTTGTAAGATCTGCTTCCACATTTCGGCAATTCATTTCGAGGGACCCGAATTCCCAATTCCCAGCAGAGCCAGGAAGGTATCATCTCTATGTATCATATGCTTGTCCTTGGGCTTCCAGGTGCCTTGCTTATTTGAATATCAAAGGGCTTCAGAAAGCTATAAGTTTCTCG TCAGTCAAACCCATCTGGGAAAGAACTAAAGAATCAGATGAGCATAAGGGATGGGTTTTTCCTGATTCGAAGACTGAGGTTCTAGGAGCTGAACCTGACCTGTTAAACGGAGCAAAGAGCATTAGAGAACTTTATGAAATTGCAAGTACAAACTACACAGGGAAGTTCACCGTTCCG GTTCTGTGGGATAAGAAACTCAAGACCATTGTTAATAATGAGAGCTCGGAGATAATCCGCATGTTTAACACTGAATTCAACGACATTGCAGAAAATCCctccttggacttatatccaacTGATTTGCGAACCAAAATTGATGAGGCTAATGAGTGGATATATAGTGGAATAAACAATGGTGTTTATAAATGTGGATTTGCAAAGATGCAAGAACCATACAATGAG GCTGTACAACAATTGTATGAAGCTTTGGACAAATGTGAGAGTATACTAAGCAAGCAGCGATACATATGTGGCAACTTAGTTACTGAAGCAGACATTCGATTGTTCGTCACTCTCATCCGATTTGATGAG GTTTATGCAGTTCACTTTAAGTGCAACAAGAAGCTACTTCGGGAGTACCCAAACCTCTTCAATTACACTAAAGACATCTTCCAAATTCCCGGCATGAGTAGCACTGTGAACATGGAGCATATAAAGTTGCATTACTACGGAAGCCATCCTTCGATTAATCCATTCGGAATCGTTCCTGCTGGACCAGATATTGATTATTCTTCCCCCCATGACAGAGACAGGTTTTCTGCATAA
- the LOC112796680 gene encoding uncharacterized protein isoform X1 yields MLYLTIVRPSSIYFTLSQFSFDNYNKCIIQMAKSAIDEVSDTGAFVRSASTFRQFISRDPNSQFPAEPGRYHLYVSYACPWASRCLAYLNIKGLQKAISFSSVKPIWERTKESDEHKGWVFPDSKTEVLGAEPDLLNGAKSIRELYEIASTNYTGKFTVPVLWDKKLKTIVNNESSEIIRMFNTEFNDIAENPSLDLYPTDLRTKIDEANEWIYSGINNGVYKCGFAKMQEPYNEAVQQLYEALDKCESILSKQRYICGNLVTEADIRLFVTLIRFDEVYAVHFKCNKKLLREYPNLFNYTKDIFQIPGMSSTVNMEHIKLHYYGSHPSINPFGIVPAGPDIDYSSPHDRDRFSA; encoded by the exons ATGTTGTATCTCACAATAGTGCGCCCCAGCAGCATATACTTTACTCTCTCCCAATTTTCCTTCGACAACTACAACAAG TGTATTATTCAAATGGCGAAATCTGCAATCGATGAGGTATCCGACACCGGTGCTTTTGTAAGATCTGCTTCCACATTTCGGCAATTCATTTCGAGGGACCCGAATTCCCAATTCCCAGCAGAGCCAGGAAGGTATCATCTCTATGTATCATATGCTTGTCCTTGGGCTTCCAGGTGCCTTGCTTATTTGAATATCAAAGGGCTTCAGAAAGCTATAAGTTTCTCG TCAGTCAAACCCATCTGGGAAAGAACTAAAGAATCAGATGAGCATAAGGGATGGGTTTTTCCTGATTCGAAGACTGAGGTTCTAGGAGCTGAACCTGACCTGTTAAACGGAGCAAAGAGCATTAGAGAACTTTATGAAATTGCAAGTACAAACTACACAGGGAAGTTCACCGTTCCG GTTCTGTGGGATAAGAAACTCAAGACCATTGTTAATAATGAGAGCTCGGAGATAATCCGCATGTTTAACACTGAATTCAACGACATTGCAGAAAATCCctccttggacttatatccaacTGATTTGCGAACCAAAATTGATGAGGCTAATGAGTGGATATATAGTGGAATAAACAATGGTGTTTATAAATGTGGATTTGCAAAGATGCAAGAACCATACAATGAG GCTGTACAACAATTGTATGAAGCTTTGGACAAATGTGAGAGTATACTAAGCAAGCAGCGATACATATGTGGCAACTTAGTTACTGAAGCAGACATTCGATTGTTCGTCACTCTCATCCGATTTGATGAG GTTTATGCAGTTCACTTTAAGTGCAACAAGAAGCTACTTCGGGAGTACCCAAACCTCTTCAATTACACTAAAGACATCTTCCAAATTCCCGGCATGAGTAGCACTGTGAACATGGAGCATATAAAGTTGCATTACTACGGAAGCCATCCTTCGATTAATCCATTCGGAATCGTTCCTGCTGGACCAGATATTGATTATTCTTCCCCCCATGACAGAGACAGGTTTTCTGCATAA